The Paenibacillus sp. FSL H7-0357 nucleotide sequence AGCGATGTTTCTGCACAATGGCTTTGCCCATCTGTTCTTTAACTGTTTTGCGTTGTTGGTGTTTGCTCCGCCTTTGGAACGGCTGATGGGCTGGTGGCGCTACGCGCTGCTCTATCTGGCGGGAGGTTTCCTTGCCAATCTTCTGGGAGTCGCGGTCAGCAGCCGTTCAGTGGTGGATTACGGTACGGTGTCAGTAGGGGCTTCAGGAGCGATCTACGCCGTATACGGCGCATTCCTCTATATTGCGCTGCTGCAGAGAGCGATGATGGATGAGAGCTCACGTAAGACGTTGTACGGGCTTTTGGTGATGGGGATTATTATGTCCTTCGCTACACCTCATGTGGACTATACAGCCCATATTGGCGGCCTCGTGGCCGGGTTCTTTCTTTATGGACTTATTATACGGGTATTCAAAAAAAACCGAAGGTAGGAGGTGTTGGATTCGTGGAACTTAGACAGCTGCAAT carries:
- a CDS encoding rhomboid family intramembrane serine protease; this translates as MIFIRYEKWRSYLRYYPVTCLLILANVIMFIVLTLNGGSTNIQTLIDYGGTVNVSPLKEELWRYATAMFLHNGFAHLFFNCFALLVFAPPLERLMGWWRYALLYLAGGFLANLLGVAVSSRSVVDYGTVSVGASGAIYAVYGAFLYIALLQRAMMDESSRKTLYGLLVMGIIMSFATPHVDYTAHIGGLVAGFFLYGLIIRVFKKNRR